One Fuerstiella marisgermanici DNA window includes the following coding sequences:
- a CDS encoding IS3 family transposase — protein MADVYAAVEAIVQEGHGNVAEVCRHLGVNRTSFYAWQTAEPTIFEEQDAQLAPLIRVIFKCHRRRYGARRIAEDLKEMGLPCDRRKVSNVMKALKLKAIQPKSFVPKTTDSRHRLGYSPNLLLDADAPTTINQIWVGDITYIPLTDGTFCYMAMLMDLFSRRIVGWHLDNNMTEQLVLKALRSSIKERQPDVGLIHHTDRGGQYAGNEYRSILRRAAITQSMSRADNCYDNASMESCFGTIKNELEMTDYQSKAEARREMSKYVRYYVHERRHSSLDYRSPAQFEQIINLPK, from the coding sequence ATAGCTGACGTCTATGCGGCCGTTGAAGCGATTGTTCAGGAAGGTCATGGAAACGTGGCCGAAGTCTGTCGTCATCTCGGTGTGAACCGAACTTCGTTTTATGCCTGGCAGACTGCTGAGCCCACGATCTTTGAAGAACAGGATGCTCAACTGGCTCCGTTGATAAGAGTCATCTTTAAGTGTCACCGCCGCCGCTACGGGGCTCGTCGCATTGCCGAAGACCTCAAGGAAATGGGACTTCCCTGTGATCGCAGGAAGGTCTCGAATGTCATGAAAGCCCTTAAATTAAAGGCAATTCAGCCGAAGTCGTTCGTTCCAAAAACGACAGACAGCCGTCATCGACTGGGCTATTCGCCGAACCTGTTGCTCGATGCGGACGCCCCAACAACGATCAATCAAATTTGGGTTGGAGACATTACCTACATCCCGCTGACTGACGGGACGTTTTGCTACATGGCGATGCTGATGGATCTGTTTTCCCGGCGGATCGTTGGTTGGCATCTGGATAACAACATGACGGAACAGCTGGTCCTCAAAGCACTGCGTTCGAGCATCAAAGAACGACAGCCTGACGTTGGATTGATTCACCACACGGATCGAGGCGGCCAGTACGCTGGCAATGAATACCGATCAATTCTTCGTCGGGCAGCAATCACACAAAGCATGAGCCGTGCTGACAACTGTTATGACAACGCATCCATGGAAAGCTGCTTCGGAACGATCAAGAACGAACTCGAAATGACCGATTACCAAAGCAAGGCAGAGGCAAGAAGAGAGATGTCAAAATACGTCCGCTACTACGTTCACGAACGCAGACACTCCAGCCTCGATTACAGGTCGCCAGCTCAGTTCGAACAGATCATCAATCTCCCAAAATAA
- a CDS encoding transposase, whose product MQLLLDGYTAPQVVDRLGISNVNVLYRWKQEQLEQSGPVASSLEAKVKDLEADLRRVERERDILKKALAIFGRNE is encoded by the coding sequence GTGCAGCTGCTTCTGGATGGGTACACGGCTCCTCAGGTTGTGGACCGGTTGGGCATTTCAAACGTCAACGTTTTGTATCGCTGGAAACAGGAGCAGCTGGAACAAAGTGGTCCAGTGGCAAGCTCTTTGGAGGCTAAGGTCAAGGACCTCGAAGCCGATCTGCGGCGTGTCGAACGTGAGAGGGACATACTAAAAAAAGCGTTGGCTATTTTCGGCCGCAACGAATAG